A portion of the Sulfurospirillum diekertiae genome contains these proteins:
- the purE gene encoding 5-(carboxyamino)imidazole ribonucleotide mutase: MKFVSIIMGSKSDFTVMEECAKTLEKFGVLHEIIVSSAHRSPARTHEYVKNAEAKGAKVFIAAAGMAAHLAGVVASLTTKPVIGVPMKGGVMEGMDALLSTVQMPGGMPVGTVAIGSAGAVNSAYLAMEILALADEELAAKLKEDRILKAKKVETDSMGIEVIL, translated from the coding sequence TATAATGGGAAGCAAAAGTGATTTTACCGTGATGGAAGAGTGTGCAAAAACACTGGAAAAATTTGGCGTCTTGCATGAGATCATCGTCTCCTCCGCACACCGAAGTCCTGCACGAACCCATGAGTATGTTAAAAATGCGGAAGCCAAAGGGGCAAAAGTCTTTATTGCCGCAGCAGGGATGGCAGCCCATTTAGCAGGCGTGGTAGCATCGCTTACAACCAAACCGGTGATTGGTGTTCCGATGAAAGGTGGCGTTATGGAAGGCATGGATGCGCTTTTAAGCACCGTTCAGATGCCAGGAGGGATGCCTGTTGGAACGGTGGCTATTGGCTCAGCAGGGGCAGTAAATAGTGCGTATCTTGCAATGGAAATTCTAGCTCTTGCCGATGAAGAGTTGGCGGCGAAACTTAAAGAAGATCGCATTTTAAAAGCAAAAAAAGTCGAAACTGATTCTATGGGTATCGAAGTTATTCTATAA